The Achromobacter pestifer genome includes a region encoding these proteins:
- a CDS encoding aspartate aminotransferase family protein: MDETLRAAAREYLVRYGGDTFPNLFTSAKGAIVRDDTGREILDFTSGQMCATIGHNHPAIVEAVHKAGETAFHFFSGMIPEAVAQLAATVARDWMPAGLSKSIFVNTGSESNEIALRMAKMHKSGFEILAIGGSWHGVTSGAGSVSYASDRKGYGVPPAGVYVMPEPNAYRPYIAGMDAEQSALACLEIGLKMFDMASAGRPAAIIVEPVISAGGVLVPPKSYMQALRQAADARGMLLIFDEAQTAFGRIGYRSGSEYFGITPDIMSVSKTLGGGLPLAAAITTPAIEQDVHEKGFTFYTSHVSDPLPATVGLAVLDTIQREGLIERARSQGDYLRRGLLELQQRHEAIGDVRGLGLLLGVELVRDRGTREPFHQLGALTTQRCFELGLSMNIRRRPERGSVWRIAPPLTVSNAEIDRAIAILDQALTESLDKIAKPAARAA, translated from the coding sequence ATGGATGAAACCCTGCGCGCCGCCGCCCGCGAATACCTCGTACGCTACGGCGGCGATACCTTCCCCAACCTGTTCACGTCCGCCAAGGGCGCCATCGTGCGCGACGACACCGGGCGCGAAATCCTGGATTTCACCTCGGGCCAGATGTGCGCCACCATCGGCCACAACCATCCGGCCATCGTGGAGGCCGTGCACAAGGCGGGCGAAACCGCCTTTCATTTCTTCAGCGGCATGATTCCGGAGGCCGTGGCCCAGTTGGCGGCCACCGTCGCGCGCGACTGGATGCCCGCCGGCCTGAGCAAATCGATCTTCGTCAACACCGGCTCGGAGAGCAACGAAATCGCCTTGCGCATGGCCAAGATGCACAAGAGCGGCTTCGAAATCCTGGCCATCGGCGGCTCATGGCACGGCGTCACCAGCGGCGCGGGCTCGGTGTCCTATGCCAGTGACCGCAAGGGTTACGGCGTGCCCCCAGCCGGCGTGTACGTCATGCCGGAGCCCAATGCCTACCGCCCCTACATCGCCGGCATGGACGCCGAGCAGTCCGCCCTGGCCTGCCTGGAAATCGGCCTGAAGATGTTCGACATGGCTTCCGCCGGCAGGCCGGCCGCCATCATCGTCGAGCCCGTCATCAGCGCGGGCGGCGTGCTGGTGCCGCCCAAGTCCTACATGCAAGCGCTGCGGCAGGCAGCCGACGCGCGCGGCATGCTGCTGATCTTCGACGAGGCGCAGACCGCGTTCGGCCGCATCGGCTACCGCAGCGGCTCCGAGTACTTCGGCATCACGCCCGACATCATGAGCGTATCCAAGACGCTGGGCGGCGGTCTGCCGCTGGCCGCCGCCATCACTACGCCCGCCATCGAGCAGGACGTGCACGAAAAGGGCTTCACCTTCTACACCAGCCACGTCTCCGACCCGCTGCCCGCCACCGTGGGCCTGGCCGTGCTGGATACCATCCAGCGCGAAGGCCTGATAGAACGCGCCCGCAGCCAGGGGGACTACCTGCGCCGCGGCCTGCTGGAGCTGCAGCAGCGCCATGAGGCCATCGGCGACGTGCGCGGCCTGGGACTGCTGCTGGGCGTGGAGCTGGTGCGCGACCGCGGCACCCGCGAACCCTTCCATCAGCTCGGCGCCCTGACCACGCAGCGCTGCTTCGAACTGGGCCTATCCATGAACATCCGCCGCCGCCCCGAACGCGGCTCGGTGTGGCGCATCGCACCGCCCTTGACCGTGAGCAACGCCGAGATCGACCGCGCCATTGCGATCCTGGATCAGGCCCTGACGGAGAGCCTCGACAAAATCGCCAAGCCGGCCGCGCGCGCCGCCTGA
- a CDS encoding LysR family transcriptional regulator, which produces MDTRWLQDFITLSEVRNFTRAAEARNLSQAAFSRRIQSLENWAGARLIDRTAFPTQLTEAGERFRGAAMELINQLAEARAGIAGVPAQNQLRLATSYALATAHLPKWWRTWSEGRLLSCSLQTGNVHDTVTAFTSGAADFLICFHQVAQPLPLDPARYDCLTLGRELIRPYAARTLIERTGLDLPGTAASPVPLLMYSANVYFARLIDAAIDGAAAPLHGVRVFEAEMSDVLGDMAAQELGVAWLADSALQRLASADLVPLANRLWDIEVSILAFKDRADSRPAVDAMWQRMRVTAQPA; this is translated from the coding sequence ATGGATACCCGCTGGTTGCAGGACTTCATCACGCTGTCGGAAGTGCGCAATTTCACGCGCGCCGCCGAGGCGCGCAATCTGTCGCAGGCCGCGTTCAGCCGCCGCATCCAGAGCCTGGAGAACTGGGCGGGCGCGCGCCTGATCGACCGCACGGCGTTTCCCACCCAGCTCACCGAGGCGGGCGAGCGCTTTCGCGGCGCGGCGATGGAACTGATCAACCAGCTGGCCGAAGCGCGCGCCGGCATCGCGGGGGTGCCGGCGCAGAACCAGCTGCGCCTGGCCACGTCCTATGCGCTGGCGACCGCGCACCTGCCGAAGTGGTGGCGGACCTGGAGCGAGGGCAGGCTGCTCAGCTGCAGCCTGCAGACGGGCAACGTCCACGACACCGTGACGGCCTTTACCTCGGGAGCCGCGGATTTCCTGATCTGTTTCCATCAGGTCGCCCAGCCTTTGCCGTTGGACCCCGCGCGCTACGACTGCCTGACGCTAGGCCGTGAGCTGATCAGGCCGTACGCGGCGCGCACGCTGATCGAGCGCACGGGGCTGGACCTGCCCGGCACGGCGGCGAGCCCCGTGCCGCTGTTGATGTACTCGGCCAACGTCTACTTCGCGCGTCTGATCGACGCGGCGATTGACGGGGCCGCCGCGCCGCTGCATGGCGTACGCGTGTTCGAGGCCGAGATGTCGGACGTGCTGGGCGACATGGCGGCCCAGGAACTGGGCGTCGCCTGGCTGGCCGACAGCGCGCTGCAACGGCTGGCGTCCGCGGATCTGGTGCCGCTGGCCAACCGGCTATGGGACATCGAGGTGTCCATCCTGGCGTTCAAGGACCGAGCCGATTCGCGCCCCGCGGTGGACGCGATGTGGCAGCGGATGCGCGTGACCGCTCAGCCTGCGTAG
- a CDS encoding histone deacetylase family protein, with the protein MLIFHNPVHEKHAGRQEMFRGKLVPCHETPARLEFVLEALRQRGIGELRTPSAADLDLVKRVHTPRYVDFLEAAWRDWVALDPSNAGLDILPSVWPVRGFRHDIEPTNFAARVGLFSFDSGCPLTAGTWEAATAGAACAIDAARAVSAAGGPRVAMALTRPPGHHAGADFFGGYCFLNNAALAAQALRDAGAERVAIVDVDYHHGNGTQSIFYERADVLTVSVHGDPTTEYPFYLGYADERGAGAGLDANLNLPLPAGTGFAAWTQALEQGLAAVRAFKADAVVIALGVDTYEGDPISKFQLKSADYLRLGRLLAGLGLPTVFTMEGGYAVADVGINVANVLEGYAG; encoded by the coding sequence GTGCTGATCTTCCACAACCCTGTCCATGAAAAGCATGCTGGCCGACAGGAGATGTTCCGCGGCAAGCTGGTGCCCTGCCACGAAACCCCGGCGCGCCTGGAGTTCGTGCTGGAAGCGCTGCGCCAGCGCGGCATCGGAGAACTGCGCACCCCGTCGGCGGCCGACCTGGACCTGGTCAAGCGCGTGCACACCCCGCGCTACGTGGATTTCCTGGAAGCCGCCTGGCGCGACTGGGTGGCCCTGGATCCGTCCAACGCCGGACTGGACATCCTGCCTTCGGTCTGGCCCGTGCGCGGATTCCGCCACGACATCGAACCGACAAACTTCGCCGCGCGGGTCGGCCTGTTCTCGTTCGACAGCGGTTGCCCGCTGACTGCCGGCACCTGGGAAGCCGCCACTGCAGGCGCCGCCTGCGCCATCGACGCCGCGCGCGCGGTATCCGCGGCGGGCGGCCCTCGTGTCGCCATGGCGCTCACGCGCCCGCCCGGCCACCATGCGGGCGCCGACTTCTTCGGCGGGTACTGCTTTCTGAACAACGCGGCGCTGGCCGCGCAAGCGCTGCGCGACGCCGGCGCCGAGCGCGTCGCCATCGTCGACGTGGACTACCACCACGGCAACGGCACGCAGAGCATTTTCTACGAACGCGCCGACGTCCTGACCGTGTCGGTGCACGGCGACCCGACCACCGAGTACCCCTTCTACCTGGGCTACGCCGATGAGCGCGGCGCCGGCGCGGGCCTGGACGCCAACCTGAACCTGCCGCTGCCTGCCGGCACCGGCTTTGCGGCCTGGACGCAGGCGCTGGAACAAGGACTCGCCGCCGTGCGCGCTTTCAAGGCAGACGCGGTGGTGATCGCGCTGGGTGTCGACACCTACGAGGGCGATCCCATCTCCAAGTTCCAGCTCAAGAGCGCCGACTACCTGCGCCTGGGCCGGCTGCTGGCAGGCCTGGGCCTGCCGACGGTGTTCACGATGGAAGGCGGCTACGCCGTCGCGGACGTGGGCATCAACGTCGCCAACGTGCTGGAAGGCTACGCAGGCTGA
- a CDS encoding XAC2610-related protein, which translates to MRAFLPVAALAALSALSHHAAARDYPYAIQPGLAAVVTVTELPQQRLSARVGDGSTQAIADIGDDEEVDQFLDVDVDHDGYRDFVIGQTGGSTQAISRIFLYRPKDGRYQEIPHPDAAASPCRGFVNPGFDAAQPIISVACRYSADTYGFEQYRVCPDGSARVISWTRREGESERKIPHPGAQGGKCAARPGR; encoded by the coding sequence ATGAGAGCATTCCTGCCCGTGGCGGCGCTGGCCGCCCTGTCCGCGTTGAGCCACCACGCCGCCGCACGCGATTACCCCTATGCGATCCAGCCCGGCCTGGCCGCGGTGGTGACCGTTACCGAACTGCCGCAGCAGCGCCTGAGCGCGCGCGTGGGCGACGGGTCCACTCAGGCAATCGCGGACATCGGCGACGACGAGGAAGTCGACCAGTTCCTGGATGTGGACGTGGACCATGACGGCTACCGCGACTTCGTCATCGGTCAGACCGGCGGGAGCACTCAAGCGATTTCGCGCATCTTCCTCTACCGCCCCAAGGACGGGCGCTACCAGGAGATCCCGCATCCCGATGCGGCGGCCAGCCCCTGCCGTGGCTTCGTCAATCCCGGGTTCGATGCGGCCCAACCCATCATCTCCGTGGCCTGTCGTTATAGCGCCGACACCTATGGCTTCGAGCAGTACCGGGTGTGCCCGGACGGCTCGGCGCGCGTCATTTCCTGGACGCGGCGCGAGGGCGAATCGGAGCGCAAGATTCCGCATCCCGGCGCCCAGGGCGGAAAATGCGCGGCGCGGCCTGGCCGTTGA
- a CDS encoding LysR family transcriptional regulator, which yields MLNYRHLYYFWMVAKEGGFSRAAERLDMAIQTISAQVRELEKNLGHQLLKPAGRGVALTDAGEAAFARAEEIFQIGQVLPQEVRAAATKPVMRLAVGLSDGISKLAAQALLGPVLHTPDLRLTCHEGEVEELLGELAQHHLDLVLAGQGAPANPNLRLTSDRLVSSPVDWYGPAKLVRKADTLDFPRCLERLPVLLPTGHSVLRQTLDRWFAEQGIYPNVVGEFEDSALMSVFAARGLGVFPLSRLGGGDIGVLRGLRPLARCDDVHEEIHAIRNRRGQHHPLVQIVLAKAKTSVFS from the coding sequence ATGCTCAATTACCGACACCTGTACTACTTCTGGATGGTCGCCAAGGAAGGCGGGTTTTCCCGCGCCGCCGAAAGGCTGGACATGGCCATCCAGACCATCAGCGCGCAAGTGCGCGAACTGGAAAAAAACCTGGGCCACCAGTTGCTCAAGCCGGCCGGCCGCGGCGTAGCGCTGACCGACGCGGGCGAAGCCGCCTTCGCCCGGGCCGAAGAGATCTTCCAGATCGGCCAGGTGCTGCCCCAGGAGGTGCGCGCCGCCGCCACCAAGCCTGTCATGCGCCTGGCCGTGGGGCTGTCCGACGGCATTTCCAAACTGGCCGCCCAGGCCCTGCTGGGCCCGGTACTGCACACGCCGGACCTGCGCCTGACCTGCCACGAGGGCGAGGTCGAGGAACTGCTGGGCGAACTCGCCCAGCATCACCTGGATCTGGTGCTGGCCGGCCAGGGCGCGCCGGCCAACCCCAACCTGCGCCTCACCAGCGACCGTCTGGTGTCCTCCCCCGTGGACTGGTACGGCCCCGCCAAGCTGGTCCGCAAGGCCGACACCCTGGACTTCCCGCGCTGCCTGGAGCGCCTGCCGGTGCTGCTGCCCACCGGCCATTCCGTGCTGCGCCAGACGCTGGACCGCTGGTTCGCCGAGCAAGGCATCTACCCCAACGTGGTGGGAGAATTCGAGGACAGCGCCCTGATGTCGGTGTTCGCGGCCCGCGGCCTGGGCGTGTTTCCGCTCAGCCGCCTGGGCGGCGGCGACATCGGCGTGCTGCGGGGCTTGCGTCCCCTGGCCCGCTGCGACGATGTGCACGAGGAAATCCACGCCATCCGCAACCGCCGGGGACAGCACCATCCGCTGGTCCAGATCGTGCTCGCCAAGGCAAAAACTTCGGTTTTTTCTTAA
- a CDS encoding TerC family protein — MDTLLTFLSADFFGTPAWSWLLFIGIVVALLAFDLGVLHKEDREIGVRESLLLSAGYISAALLFGAWVWWQMGAASGMAYYTGFMIEKSLSMDNVFVIALIFSFFAIPRQYQHRVLFWGILGVIVLRAIMIGLGAALVSNFGWLLYLFGAFLVFTGIKMWMIADQTPDIASNPILKFLKRRMRVTEGLRGNAFWVMETDPATSKKVRWATPLLLALVLIEFVDLLFAVDSVPAIFAITTDPFIVYTSNIFAILGLRALYFALAAMIHRFHYLKYALALVLVFIGTKIFLVGFIGKVPAAVSLSVTFGLIAGGVLFSLWKTRSDASKQELAAE, encoded by the coding sequence ATGGACACCTTGCTCACCTTTCTCTCCGCCGATTTCTTCGGCACACCGGCCTGGAGCTGGCTGCTATTCATCGGCATCGTGGTCGCCTTGCTGGCCTTTGACCTGGGCGTGCTGCACAAGGAAGACCGCGAGATCGGCGTGCGCGAGAGCCTGTTGCTTTCCGCCGGCTACATCAGCGCGGCGCTGCTGTTCGGCGCCTGGGTCTGGTGGCAGATGGGCGCCGCCAGCGGCATGGCCTATTACACGGGCTTCATGATCGAGAAGTCATTGTCGATGGACAACGTCTTCGTGATCGCGCTGATCTTCAGCTTCTTCGCGATTCCGCGCCAGTACCAGCATCGCGTGCTGTTCTGGGGCATCCTCGGCGTGATCGTGCTGCGTGCCATCATGATAGGCCTGGGCGCGGCGCTGGTCAGCAACTTTGGCTGGCTGCTGTATCTGTTCGGCGCCTTCCTGGTGTTCACCGGCATCAAGATGTGGATGATCGCGGACCAGACGCCCGATATCGCGTCCAACCCGATCCTGAAGTTCCTGAAGCGCCGCATGCGCGTCACGGAAGGGCTGCGCGGCAACGCGTTCTGGGTGATGGAGACCGATCCCGCCACGTCGAAGAAGGTGCGCTGGGCCACGCCGCTGCTGTTGGCGCTGGTGCTGATCGAGTTCGTGGACCTGTTGTTCGCGGTGGACTCCGTGCCGGCGATCTTCGCCATCACCACCGACCCGTTCATCGTCTACACCAGCAACATCTTCGCCATCCTGGGCTTGCGTGCGCTGTACTTTGCGCTGGCCGCGATGATCCACCGTTTCCACTACCTGAAGTACGCGCTGGCCCTGGTCCTGGTCTTCATTGGCACCAAGATCTTCCTGGTCGGCTTCATCGGCAAGGTGCCGGCCGCCGTGTCCCTGTCGGTGACCTTCGGCCTGATCGCCGGCGGCGTGCTGTTCTCGCTGTGGAAAACCCGCTCGGACGCCTCCAAGCAGGAACTCGCGGCGGAATAA
- the tam gene encoding trans-aconitate 2-methyltransferase, which yields MTSWSAKQYSAFENERTRPVRDLVAALPNQDVKRAVDLGCGPGNSTEVLASRYPGAEVSGMDSSEDMLQSARKRLPGLQFELADIATWDPAGTYDVILANAALQWVPDHATLYPRLVGKLAPGGCLAVQTPDNLEEPAHRLARQVAGETPWAAAIGGFKHPPRHSAAWYYELLKPHCGLLDVWRTTYHHPLAGAAAVVEWFKGTALRPYLDRLDAAGQASFLARYQSLIEEAYPALADGTVLLPFPRLFIIAGPQQG from the coding sequence ATGACCAGCTGGTCCGCCAAACAGTATTCCGCCTTTGAAAACGAACGCACCCGTCCGGTGCGGGACCTGGTCGCCGCCTTGCCCAATCAGGACGTGAAGCGCGCAGTGGACCTGGGCTGCGGCCCCGGCAACTCCACCGAGGTGCTCGCCAGCCGTTACCCCGGCGCCGAGGTCAGCGGCATGGACAGCTCGGAGGACATGCTCCAGTCGGCCAGGAAACGCTTGCCGGGGCTGCAATTCGAACTTGCCGATATCGCCACCTGGGACCCGGCCGGGACCTACGACGTGATCCTGGCGAACGCCGCGCTGCAATGGGTGCCGGACCACGCGACGCTCTATCCCCGCCTGGTCGGCAAGCTGGCCCCGGGCGGCTGCCTGGCGGTGCAGACGCCGGACAACCTGGAAGAGCCGGCCCATCGCCTGGCGCGCCAGGTCGCCGGCGAAACGCCCTGGGCCGCGGCCATCGGCGGTTTCAAGCATCCGCCGCGGCACAGCGCTGCCTGGTACTACGAACTGCTCAAGCCGCATTGCGGTCTGCTGGACGTGTGGCGCACGACCTACCACCATCCGTTGGCGGGCGCGGCGGCGGTCGTGGAGTGGTTCAAGGGCACGGCGCTGCGGCCCTATCTGGACCGGCTGGACGCCGCCGGGCAGGCCAGTTTCCTGGCCCGCTACCAATCGCTGATCGAAGAGGCCTATCCGGCGCTGGCCGACGGCACCGTGCTGCTGCCGTTCCCGCGGCTGTTCATCATTGCGGGGCCGCAGCAGGGCTGA
- a CDS encoding efflux transporter outer membrane subunit, with product MTPRRLINAALAGTLSALTGCAVGPDFQAPQAQLPPQWRMPDASAAGSVPVPQDVNTSWWDSFGDPTLSALIAEATAANLDIRIAHERLLQSRSALRVAEADGLPGIGAGASYKRGQNSEAGLADPSGRGGKSSFNLWQASVDASWELDLWGRVRREVEQAGAQSQAALEAQRGVVLAIRAETARNYILLRGAQNQLDVLRQTLANAERNLALTRLRQREGVATELDVSQADAQAASIEAGVPPLALRIEQLMNALALLLEQPPGALQQRLAAVGPIPGGPLQVPVGLPSELAERRPDIRRAQANLHAAVAAIGMAEGDFYPRITLSGNLGLQALQLRDLDTDNAGIFGVGPALQIPIFQGGRLRGRLRLRESQAQEAALLYQKTVLNAWHEVDNAMTAYQAQQLTRASLERASESARQALLNAQRQYAAGASDFVNVLSAQNAVLASDQARVTTQATVSLVLVDLYRSLGGGWEPPAAGLSPAAAPQ from the coding sequence ATGACCCCGCGCCGCTTGATCAACGCCGCGCTGGCCGGCACGCTTTCCGCATTGACGGGCTGCGCCGTGGGTCCCGACTTCCAGGCTCCCCAGGCGCAATTACCCCCGCAATGGCGGATGCCCGACGCCTCCGCCGCAGGCAGCGTCCCTGTCCCGCAAGACGTGAACACGTCCTGGTGGGACAGCTTCGGCGATCCCACCCTGAGCGCCCTGATCGCCGAAGCGACCGCGGCCAACCTGGACATACGCATCGCCCACGAACGCCTGCTGCAAAGCCGCTCGGCCCTGCGCGTGGCTGAAGCCGACGGCCTGCCCGGGATCGGCGCGGGCGCAAGCTACAAGCGCGGCCAGAACAGCGAAGCCGGCCTGGCGGACCCTTCGGGACGCGGCGGCAAGTCCTCATTCAACCTGTGGCAAGCGAGCGTGGACGCCAGCTGGGAACTGGACCTGTGGGGCCGAGTGCGGCGCGAAGTCGAACAGGCCGGCGCCCAATCCCAGGCGGCGCTGGAGGCCCAGCGCGGCGTGGTCTTGGCCATCCGCGCCGAAACGGCGCGCAACTACATCCTGCTGCGCGGCGCGCAGAACCAGCTGGACGTGCTGCGCCAAACGCTTGCCAATGCCGAACGCAACCTGGCGCTGACCCGCCTGCGCCAACGCGAAGGCGTCGCCACCGAACTGGACGTTTCGCAAGCCGACGCGCAGGCCGCCTCCATCGAGGCTGGCGTGCCGCCGCTCGCGCTGCGCATCGAGCAGTTGATGAACGCGCTGGCGCTGCTGCTGGAGCAGCCGCCCGGCGCGCTGCAACAGCGTCTGGCAGCTGTGGGCCCGATACCGGGCGGTCCGCTGCAAGTCCCCGTCGGGCTGCCGAGCGAGCTGGCCGAGCGCAGGCCCGACATCCGGCGCGCGCAGGCCAATCTGCACGCGGCCGTCGCTGCCATCGGCATGGCGGAGGGCGATTTCTATCCGCGCATCACGCTGTCCGGCAATCTCGGGTTGCAGGCTTTGCAGCTACGGGATCTGGACACCGACAATGCCGGCATCTTCGGCGTCGGCCCCGCATTGCAGATTCCCATCTTCCAAGGCGGCCGTCTGCGAGGCCGTCTGCGGCTGCGTGAATCGCAGGCTCAGGAAGCGGCGCTGCTGTACCAAAAAACCGTGCTGAATGCCTGGCATGAAGTCGACAACGCCATGACCGCCTATCAGGCGCAGCAACTGACCCGCGCCAGTCTGGAACGCGCCTCGGAGAGCGCCCGCCAGGCGCTGCTCAACGCGCAGCGGCAATACGCCGCAGGCGCGTCGGACTTCGTGAACGTGCTCAGCGCGCAGAACGCGGTACTGGCCAGCGACCAGGCCCGCGTGACGACCCAGGCCACGGTGTCGCTGGTGCTGGTGGATCTGTACCGCTCGCTGGGCGGCGGCTGGGAACCGCCTGCCGCGGGTCTCAGCCCTGCTGCGGCCCCGCAATGA
- a CDS encoding HlyD family secretion protein → MPFSLLRSPLPRAGALGALVLLAYAGWSWSATGAAESTDDATVVADHTIVAPQVSGFIDAVLVEDNQAVKQGQLLARIDDRDHQAALAAASAELAVAAARLSDAAATLERQQAVIDQAQAVTRADLADIRYAESEAQRHRRLASEGAGTQQAYEQARSRLEMAQAHQAEHAATLQAARKQREVLEANREAAQAGLLRAQALKDRAELNLSHTQVVSPIDGIVGRRSLRVGAYVSPGTPILAVVPLQQAYVVANFREKQLTRMRPGQPATITVDAYPDTPLRGRVQSIAPATGLSFSPVVPSNATGNFTKVAQRLPVKIVLDAPAEGAPPLRAGMSVEAVVDTGAAAEESAQ, encoded by the coding sequence ATGCCTTTCTCTCTCTTACGTTCTCCGCTTCCCCGCGCCGGCGCACTGGGCGCCCTGGTCCTCCTGGCCTATGCCGGCTGGTCGTGGTCCGCCACGGGCGCCGCCGAATCCACCGACGACGCCACCGTCGTCGCCGATCACACCATCGTCGCGCCGCAGGTATCGGGCTTCATCGACGCCGTGCTGGTCGAAGACAACCAGGCGGTCAAACAAGGGCAACTGCTCGCCCGCATCGATGACCGCGACCACCAGGCCGCGCTGGCGGCCGCCAGCGCCGAACTCGCAGTCGCCGCCGCGCGCCTGTCGGACGCGGCCGCAACGCTGGAACGCCAGCAGGCCGTGATCGACCAGGCCCAGGCCGTCACGCGCGCCGACCTGGCGGACATCCGCTATGCCGAAAGCGAAGCGCAGCGCCATCGCAGGCTGGCCAGCGAGGGCGCGGGCACCCAACAGGCCTATGAACAGGCCCGCAGCCGGCTGGAGATGGCGCAGGCGCATCAGGCCGAGCACGCGGCTACCCTGCAGGCGGCGCGCAAGCAGCGCGAAGTGCTCGAAGCCAACCGCGAGGCCGCACAGGCCGGGCTGCTGCGCGCGCAGGCGCTGAAGGACCGCGCCGAACTCAATCTGTCGCACACCCAGGTCGTCTCCCCGATAGACGGCATCGTCGGTCGGCGCTCGCTGCGCGTGGGCGCCTACGTCAGCCCGGGCACGCCCATCCTGGCGGTGGTGCCGCTGCAGCAAGCCTATGTGGTGGCGAACTTCCGTGAAAAGCAGTTGACCCGCATGCGTCCGGGCCAGCCCGCGACCATCACGGTCGACGCCTATCCGGATACGCCTCTGCGCGGCCGCGTCCAAAGCATCGCGCCGGCCACCGGCCTGAGCTTTTCGCCGGTCGTCCCGAGCAATGCCACGGGCAACTTCACCAAGGTGGCGCAGCGCCTGCCCGTCAAGATCGTGCTGGATGCGCCCGCCGAAGGCGCGCCGCCGCTGCGCGCCGGCATGTCCGTCGAAGCCGTGGTCGATACCGGGGCCGCGGCCGAGGAGTCTGCCCAATGA